GCGCAACCTGTACCCCGGTATCCGGGTGCGCTACGTGAACTCCGAGGAGTTCACCAACGACTTCATCAACTCGATCCGCGACGACAAGGCGGAGAACTTCCAACGCCGCTACCGCAACGTCGACGTCCTGCTCATCGACGACATCCAGTTCCTCGGTGGTAAGGAGCAGACGGTCGAGGAGTTCTTCCACACCTTCAACACCCTGCACAACGACAACAAGCAGGTGGTCATCACCTCGGACGTCCCGCCCAAGCAGCTCGACGGGTTCGAGGACCGCATGCGGTCACGGTTCGAGTGGGGCCTGCTGACCGACGTCCAACCGCCGGACCTGGAGACGCGCATCGCGATCCTGCGCAAGAAGGCCATCAACGAGAACCTGCAGGCCACCGATGAGGTGCTGGGCTACATCGCCTCGCGCATCTCGACGAACATCCGCGAGCTCGAGGGCGCACTCATCCGGGTCACCGCGTTCGCGAACCTCAACCGGCAGCCGGTCGAGCTGTCCTTGGCGGAGATGGTCCTCAAGGACCTCATCACCGACCCCGAGGGCGAGGAGATCACGCCGTCGCTGATCATGAGCCAGACGGCGAACTACTTCTCCGTCTCCATCGACGCGCTGTGCTCCGCCGACCGTTCCCGGGTCCTCGTCAACGCCCGGCAGATCGCCATGTACCTGTGCCGCGAGCTGACGGACCTCTCACTCCCCAAGATCGGTCAGCTGTTCGGCGGCCGCGACCACACCACGGTCATGCACGCCAACCGCAAGATCCGTGAGCAGATGGCCGAGAAGCGCTCGACCTTCAACCAGGTCACCGAGCTGACCAACCGCATCAAGCAGAACGCCCGGGGCAACTGACGCCGCTGGGCCCACTCACGACGGCGGCACGAGCCTTCCCGGGTTTGGGTACCACTCCCGCGCATGTCCCCGCGCCTGACCACCGGCGCCCAGGCTCTTACGTGGCCCGAGCCCCATTTCGGCGACCGCAGCGGTGGTGCCCCGACGAGCCCCTCGGGCATGCCGGCCGCGCACGCGCGCCCGCCCTCCGTCGCCAGCAAGGCGCGTACACGACGAATGAGCCGAGTTCGCCCGATTCACAACTGTGCATAACCCTGTGGATAGACGTGGACAACCGCCTTCGTCGTGGTGGACAGCCGTACGGGGTCGGTGGACGCCCGTTGGGGGCAAATGACAGATCCACTGCCGGCGCGACTTACCCACAAGCCCGACCACCCGGCCACCCACATCGCTGTCAGCTGCCTGACCTGCGTGAACGACGGTTCTCCACAAGGTCCACAACCGCTATGACGACGACTAACTACTTCATTCAGAGATGGATGTGGACAGCCAACGACACAAAACGTGGTCCAGCTGGCCCGATGAACCACACCGGTGTCGCTTTCCGCTACCGGCCGCTTGATTTCCTGCCGTAGGGTGAGCCTGCGCTTCGTGCGCCCGTCGGAGTTCGAGAGAGGTCATCCATCGTGAAGTTCCGGGTTGAGCGTGACGTCCTGGCTGAGGCTGTCACCTGGACGGCACGTTCGCTGCCTACGCGGCCGCCGGTCCCGGTGCTCGCAGGCGTCCGGCTCGAGGCCGGCAGCGACGGCGTCCTTAACCTCTCCAGCTTCGACTACGAGGTCTCCGCCCGCTCGGAGATCCCTGCAGACGTCGACACCGCGGGCGTCGTGCTCGTCTCCGGCCGCCTCCTCGCCGACATCTGCAAGGCCCTCCCCGGCAAGCCCGTCGACGTCGAGGTGGACGGCACCAAGGTGGTCCTGACCTGCGGCGCGTCACGTTTCACGCTCCTGACGATGCCCGTCGACGACTACCCGGCCTTGCCCGCCATGCCCGAGGTGGCCGGCAGCATCGAGGCCGACGTCCTGACCGAGGCGGTCGCGCAGGTGACGATCGCAGCCAGCCGTGACGAGACGCTGCCGCTGCTCACCGGTGTCCGGATGGAGATCGAGGGCGAGAAGGTGACGCTCCTCGCCACCGACCGGTACCGCCTCGCGATGCGTGAGCTCACCTGGCACCCGGCTTCACCGGCGGTCTCCTCCGTCGCGCTGGTTCGCGCGCGCACCCTCTCCGACGTGGCCAAGTCCATGACCACCGCGGGCGGTGTGGACATGGCGCTTGCCACCGATGCCCCCGCCGCACTCATCGGCTTCGAGGCCGGCGGGCGCCGCACCACGTCCCTGCTGGTGGAGGGCGACTACCCGCCGGTGCGTCGCTTGTTCCCGGAGACCACCACGACCCACGCCGTCGTCAGCACCTCCGCACTGGTCGAGGCGGCGCGGCGCGTCAGCCTCGTGGCGGAGCGGAACACCCCGATCCGGCTGAGCTTCAACGAGGGCCAGGTGGTCCTCGAGGCCGGCCAGGGTGACGACGCCCAGGCTTCCGAGGCGTTGCAGTCGGCACTCACGGGCGAGCCGATCACCACCGCGTTCAACCCGCACTACCTGCTGGACGGCCTCGGGGCCCTGACTACGCCGTTCGTGCGGATGTCCTTCACGCACCCGAGCAAGCCGGCCGTGATGACCGGTCAGGACTCGCTCGAGGGTGAGGACGACCTGGGCTTCCGCTACCTCCTCATGCCGATCCGGTTCGCGGGCTGACATGAGCCCCACCACACTGGGGCACAAACGTCCTGGTGACGATGTTCTCGCCGGTGCGACGGGCCCTTCCCGCCGCATCTGACGTCGAACAGGGGCGGCCGCTGTCCGCCCAGGAAGCGGGCTGTCATGCACATCGGAATGGTCGGACTCGGCCGCATGGGCGGGAACATGGCCGAGCGGCTCCGCGCCGCCGGCATCGACGTCACCGGCTATGACGCCAACCCGGAGAACAGCGATGTCGCCACGCTGGCGGACCTCGGGGCCGCGCTGCCGCAGCCGCGTCGCGTGGTCTGGGTGATGGTCCCGGCCGGTGAGCCGACAGAAGCGGTCCTGACCGAGCTGGCCACGGTGCTGGACGAGGGCGACATCGTGGTCGAGGGCGGAAACTCACACTTCGAGGCGGACCAGGCCAACGCCGCACGGCTGGCCGAACGTGGCATCGGGTACGTCGACGTCGGCGTGTCCGGCGGCATCTGGGGACGCGAGAACGGCTACGGACTCATGGCCGGCGGCTCGGACGCCGACATGGAGACGCTGATGCCGGTCTTCGACGCCCTGCGGCCGGAGGGACCGCGCGAGGAGGGCTTCGTCCACGCCGGCCCGGTGGGGGCCGGCCACTACGCGAAGATGGTCCACAACGGCATCGAGTACGGCCTCATGCAGGCCTACGCCGAGGGCTACGAGCTCCTCGAGGCCCGTGACGACCTCATCGCCGACGTCGGTGCCGTCTTCGCTGCCTGGCAGCGCGGCACCGTGGTGCGGTCCTGGCTGCTCGACCTGATGGTCCGCGCGGTCCAGGAAGACCCGGGCCTGGACGACATCAGCGACTGGGTCGACGACTCCGGCGAGGGCCGGTGGACCATCGAGGAGGCGATCAACAGCGCAGTCCCGGTGCCGGTGATCTCCGCGGCGCTCTTCGCCCGCTTCTCCTCCCGGCAGCCGAGCTCGCCGGCCATGCGGGCGGTGGCCGCACTGCGCCAGCAGTTCGGCGGCCACGCCACCCGCGCCGCCAGGCCGAGCGCCTGACCGGGAACCACCGGATCGAGCAGTCGGTCGGCTGAAGGCCGGAGCTGCGGCGGAACCCGCGCGACGGCGTACCGTGGGCGGGTGCCGCGGCGCCCGCCGGGCGCGGGCGCACCAGAGCTGAGGAGGAAGGGCCGGGCATGTATGTCTCCGACCTGGCCCTCAACGACTTCCGCTCCTACAGCGAGGTGGTCCTCGCACTGGAGCCCGGCGTGACCGCGTTCGTCGGCCAGAACGGTCAGGGGAAGACCAACCTCGTCGAGGCGGTCGCCTATCTGTCCACGTTCTCCAGCCACCGCGTCGCGGCCGACGCCGCGCTGGTGCGCCAGGGCACCGGCGGTGCCGTCATCCGCGCCAAGGTCGTCCACGGCGAGCGGCCCACGCTCGTCGAGCTCGAGATCGTCGCCGGCAAGGCCAACCGGGCCCGGCTCAACCGGTCACCTGCCCGCACCCGCGACGTGCTCGGTGTGGTGCGCACCGTCCTCTTCGCCCCGGAGGACCTCGAGCTCGTCAAGGGGGACCCCTCCCACCGCCGCCGGTTCCTCGACGACCTGGTCGTGCTGCTGGCGCCCCGGCTGGCTGGCGTTCGCGCCGAGTACGACAAGGTGCTGCGCCAGCGCGGGGCGTTGCTGAAGTCCGCCGGTGCGGTGCGCCGTCGCGGGGGGCGCCCGGACCTCAGCACGCTGGACGTGTGGGACGGCCAGCTGGCGGCGGCCGGCGCGCAGATGATCGCAGCCCGCATCCGGCTGGTGAGGGTGCTGCGCCCGTTCGTGGCCGACGCCTACGACCAGGTGAGCGCCGGGCAGGGCGTCGCACGCATCGACTACCGGGCCAGCGTGGACACCGCGGAGGGCACGCCCGAGCTCGCCGCCGCCGACCTGGCCGGCGACGCACCGGCCGCGCAGTCCGCTCGGGCGACCGTCGACGCACGCGAGCAGGCCCTTCTGGACATCCCCGCGCTGACCCAGCGGCTCCTCGCCGCGATGGCCGAGCTGCGCGAG
This window of the Georgenia yuyongxinii genome carries:
- the dnaA gene encoding chromosomal replication initiator protein DnaA, producing MPENQPTTESWARAVEILTTRGEIGGAQLAFIRMTRPLGVIDGTMLLAVPSDFAKDFLEMRAREPITAALTEVAGSPVRFAVTVDPSLEDALSPAAPVTAPVEGVVPERERAPVPETVPAGRSELADDRPVPRPQRSSADRGTSVEDQSGDPSRLNPKYTFETFVTGSSNRFAHAAATAVAEAPAKAYNPLFIYGGSGLGKTHLLHAIGHYARNLYPGIRVRYVNSEEFTNDFINSIRDDKAENFQRRYRNVDVLLIDDIQFLGGKEQTVEEFFHTFNTLHNDNKQVVITSDVPPKQLDGFEDRMRSRFEWGLLTDVQPPDLETRIAILRKKAINENLQATDEVLGYIASRISTNIRELEGALIRVTAFANLNRQPVELSLAEMVLKDLITDPEGEEITPSLIMSQTANYFSVSIDALCSADRSRVLVNARQIAMYLCRELTDLSLPKIGQLFGGRDHTTVMHANRKIREQMAEKRSTFNQVTELTNRIKQNARGN
- the dnaN gene encoding DNA polymerase III subunit beta — encoded protein: MKFRVERDVLAEAVTWTARSLPTRPPVPVLAGVRLEAGSDGVLNLSSFDYEVSARSEIPADVDTAGVVLVSGRLLADICKALPGKPVDVEVDGTKVVLTCGASRFTLLTMPVDDYPALPAMPEVAGSIEADVLTEAVAQVTIAASRDETLPLLTGVRMEIEGEKVTLLATDRYRLAMRELTWHPASPAVSSVALVRARTLSDVAKSMTTAGGVDMALATDAPAALIGFEAGGRRTTSLLVEGDYPPVRRLFPETTTTHAVVSTSALVEAARRVSLVAERNTPIRLSFNEGQVVLEAGQGDDAQASEALQSALTGEPITTAFNPHYLLDGLGALTTPFVRMSFTHPSKPAVMTGQDSLEGEDDLGFRYLLMPIRFAG
- the gnd gene encoding phosphogluconate dehydrogenase (NAD(+)-dependent, decarboxylating); the encoded protein is MHIGMVGLGRMGGNMAERLRAAGIDVTGYDANPENSDVATLADLGAALPQPRRVVWVMVPAGEPTEAVLTELATVLDEGDIVVEGGNSHFEADQANAARLAERGIGYVDVGVSGGIWGRENGYGLMAGGSDADMETLMPVFDALRPEGPREEGFVHAGPVGAGHYAKMVHNGIEYGLMQAYAEGYELLEARDDLIADVGAVFAAWQRGTVVRSWLLDLMVRAVQEDPGLDDISDWVDDSGEGRWTIEEAINSAVPVPVISAALFARFSSRQPSSPAMRAVAALRQQFGGHATRAARPSA
- the recF gene encoding DNA replication/repair protein RecF (All proteins in this family for which functions are known are DNA-binding proteins that assist the filamentation of RecA onto DNA for the initiation of recombination or recombinational repair.) codes for the protein MYVSDLALNDFRSYSEVVLALEPGVTAFVGQNGQGKTNLVEAVAYLSTFSSHRVAADAALVRQGTGGAVIRAKVVHGERPTLVELEIVAGKANRARLNRSPARTRDVLGVVRTVLFAPEDLELVKGDPSHRRRFLDDLVVLLAPRLAGVRAEYDKVLRQRGALLKSAGAVRRRGGRPDLSTLDVWDGQLAAAGAQMIAARIRLVRVLRPFVADAYDQVSAGQGVARIDYRASVDTAEGTPELAAADLAGDAPAAQSARATVDAREQALLDIPALTQRLLAAMAELREKELARGVSLVGPHRDDLVLSLGTLPAKGYASHGESWSYALALKLASYEVLREDETSPWGSDGEPVLILDDVFAELDVRRRERLAAMVSGARQVLITAAVPDDVPTALAGARFAVHAGEVTRG